A genomic stretch from Argiope bruennichi chromosome 2, qqArgBrue1.1, whole genome shotgun sequence includes:
- the LOC129956245 gene encoding cilia- and flagella- associated protein 210-like, with protein MENDPFKRRYPLEQPKKNILLSKDNINKIISHAQQFQTDEEKEAALREERERKRKASKELAATLSQRKEPGSELKKKQYELGTKFAKFELDREARTEARKNLVLEQAYKRLFEDTDRVKYFKTAKNFAEAIKERNDQIATRTTHKDEEVKYDTQFLLRTMRDVDQHKWEEQEKERIKEQNKKKNAENWRKQNEEILQKKSKEKWEHLRDGYLIRDEDERDKEKAARKELEEKERVRQYKEMLENQILDKQALFDTHHRQEEAEEVKAKLFNDSKRQMKLEHQKIKEQLDKEKNSLRQHVASTLTDEGAVLKAKEEASLKRAILEAEEKAREEGAMKQLEKEEALEAIKEFYDKEMEAKERRKYEERLSGYQEGRRIAENVDRLQREEFSKAKKRENLEKEAQHLQMHQIAKRQANKKAENVNEIKDYMNHMRSLDNEEEMFQKFAQMEIEKCEARGVDTYAMRKAARPGIECGKGPLFEDRGHIRPRYYAATWNPDDLVHVKRNQRLQDTKSRLGFTLY; from the exons ATGGAGAACGACCCTTTCAAACGAAGATATCCTTTAGAACAGCCAAAGAAGAACATTCTCCTTTCCAAAGACAACATCAATAAGATCATCTCTCATGCCCAACAATTCCAAACCGACGAAGAAAAAGAAGCCGCCCTCCGAGAAGAGCGTGAAAGAAAACGCAAAGCAAGCAAAGAATTGGCGGCTACTCTTTCTCAAAGGAAAGAGCCGGGTAGTGAGCTGAAGAAAAAACAATATGAACTTGGAACGAAGTTTGCGAAGTTCGAATTGGACCGAGAAGCCCGAACGGAAGCAAGGAAGAATCTGGTGCTGGAGCAAGCTTACAAGCGTTTGTTCGAAGACACTGACCGGGTGAAGTACTTCAAGACAGCCAAGAATTTTGCTGAAGCAATAAAGGAAAGGAATGATCAGATCGCTACGAGGACAACACACAAAGACGAAGAAGTCAAGTACGACACTCAGTTTTTGCTGAGAACTATGCGTGATGTGGATCAGCATAAATGGGAGGAACAGGAAAAGGAGAGAATAAaggaacaaaacaaaaagaagaacGCTGAAAATTGGAGGAAGCAAAACGAAGAG attctacagaaaaaaagcaaagaaaaatgggAACATTTAAGGGATGGTTACCTCATTCGGGATGAAGATGAACGGGACAAGGAAAAAGCAGCTAGGAAAGAACTTGAAGAAAAGGAACGAGTACGTCAGTACAAAGAAATGCTAGAGAACCAAATTTTAGACAAACAAGCATTATTCGATACCCACCATCGGCAAGAAGAAGCTGAAGAAGTGAAGGCCAAACTTTTTAACGATTCCAAACGCCAAATGAAATTggaacatcaaaaaataaaagaacagctGGACAAAGAAAAGAATTCACTGAGACAGCATGTGGCGAGCACTTTGACTGACGAAGGCGCTGtcttaaaagctaaagaagaggCCAGTTTGAAAAGGGCGATTTTGGAAGCTGAAGAAAAAGCGCGGGAAGAAGGCGCCATGAAGCAACTAGAAAAAGAGGAGGCGCTAGAAGCTATAAAAGAGTTCTACGATAAAGAAATGGAAGCAAAAGAGAGGcgtaaatatgaagaaaggtTAAGCGGATACCAAGAAGGTCGCAGGATTGCGGAAAATGTGGATCGTTTACAAAGAGAAGAATTTTCCAAAGCAAAAAAGCGGGAAAATCTCGAAAAAGAAGCTCAGCATTTGCAGATGCATCAGATTGCAAAACGGCAAGCCAATAAGAAAGCAGAAAATGTGAATGAGATAAAGGATTATATGAATCACATGCGAAGTTTAGACAACGAGGAAGAAATGTTCCAGAAATTTGCTCAGATGGAGATTGAGAAATGTGAAGCCCGAGGAGTAGACACCTATGCCATGAGGAAAGCTGCTAGGCCTGGTATTGAATGTGGAAAGGGCCCGCTATTTGAAGACCGTGGGCATATCAGGCCTAGGTACTATGCAGCAACTTGGAATCCAGACGATCTCGTTCATGTTAAACGAAATCAAAGACTACAGGACACAAAATCAAGACTTGGATTTACTTTGTATTAA